Proteins encoded together in one Lathyrus oleraceus cultivar Zhongwan6 chromosome 5, CAAS_Psat_ZW6_1.0, whole genome shotgun sequence window:
- the LOC127085696 gene encoding aminoaldehyde dehydrogenase 1, peroxisomal-like has protein sequence MASNEGFLTEGQREMLKIASENAESLSALSSSPKSPSSLLADHHIKAPAGGKAQTAGIAVRHVRRCHSGKYGRAKKVSSRQLFIDGDWRAPILNKRIPNINPSTENIIGDIPAATKEDVDLAVDAAKRAISRNNGRDWSAASGSLRARYLRAIAAKIKEKKNELGKLESIDCGKPLEEALADLDDVVACFEYYAGLAEGLDSKQKAPISLPMDTFKSYILKEPIGVVALITPWNYPFLMATWKIAPALAAGCAAILKPSELASVTCLELGEICKEIGLPHGVLNIVTGLGHEVGASLASHPDVDKISFTGSSATGSKIMTTTAQLVKPVSLELGGKSPIVVFEDVDLDKVAEWTVFGCFFTNGQICSATSRLIVHESIVVEFVDKLVKWAENIKISDPLEEGCRLGPIVSEAQYKKVLNCISSAKSEGATILTGGRRPEHLKKGYFVEPTIITDVTTSMQIWREEVFGPVLAVKTFSTEEEAINLANDTHYGLGSAVMSNNLERCERLSKALQAGIVWINCAQPSFIQALWGGIKRSGFGRELGEWGLENYLSVKQVTRYTSDEPWGWYQSPSKL, from the exons ATGGCGTCCAATGAGGGATTTCTGACTGAAGGACAGAGGGAGATGTTGAAAATTGCTAGTGAAAATGCAGAGAGTTTGTCGGCTTTATCGTCTTCGCCCAAGTCACCGTCGTCCTTGCTTGCTGATCATCACATCAAAGCTCCCGCTGGTGGTAAGGCTCAGACTGCTGGGATTGCTGTGAGGCATGTCCGAAGGTGTCACTCTGGGAAGTATGGGCGGGCGAAGAAAG TATCAAGTAGGCAGCTATTCATAGATGGAGATTGGAGAGCTCCTATCCTCAACAAAAGAATTCCAAACATCAATCCTTCCACTGAAAACATCATAG GAGATATACCTGCTGCTACTAAGGAAGATGTTGATCTTGCTGTGGATGCTGCTAAAAGAGCCATTTCCAGAAACAATGGTAGAGATTGGTCTGCTGCTTCTGGCTCTCTTCGTGCTCGCTATCTTCGAGCCATTGCTGCTAAG ATAAAAGAGAAAAAGAATGAACTAGGGAAGCTGGAATCAATTGACTGTGGAAAACCGCTGGAGGAAGCACTAGCGGATCTG GATGATGTTGTTGCTTGTTTTGAGTACTATGCTGGGCTTGCTGAAGGGTTGGATTCAAAGCAAAAAGCTCCTATATCTCTTCCTATGGATACCTTCAAAAGCTATATTCTCAAGGAGCCTATTGGTGTTGTTGCGTTAATAACTCCATG GAACTATCCTTTCTTAATGGCAACTTGGAAAATTGCTCCGGCTCTGGCGGCTGGTTGTGCTGCAATATTGAAGCCGTCTGAATTGGCATCTGT GACCTGTTTGGAGTTAGGCGAAATATGCAAAGAAATTGGCCTTCCTCATGGTGTTTTAAATATTGTCACTGGATTAGGCCATGAAGTCGGTGCTTCTTTGGCATCCCATCCTGATGTAGATAAG ATTTCTTTTACTGGTAGCTCAGCAACTGGGAGCAAGATTATGACAACTACGGCACAGCTAGTCAAG CCTGTTTCACTAGAGCTTGGTGGAAAGAGCCCGATCGTTGTTTTTGAGGATGTTGACCTTGATAAGG TTGCTGAGTGGACTGTCTTTGGCTGTTTCTTTACTAATGGTCAGATATGCAGTGCAACATCTCGACTTATTGTGCAC GAAAGTATAGTCGTAGAATTTGTGGATAAACTTGTCAAATGGGCCGAAAACATCAAAATTTCGGATCCGTTGGAAGAAGGTTGCAGGCTTGGACCTATTGTCAGTGAAGCACAG TATAAGAAAGTATTGAATTGCATCTCATCGGCTAAGAGTGAGGGTGCAACAATTTTGACTGGTGGCCGTCGACCCGAG CATTTAAAGAAGGGATATTTTGTTGAACCAACCATCATAACCGATGTGACCACCTCGATGCAAATTTGGAGAGAAGAAGTATTTGGACCTGTACTCGCCGTGAAAACATTTAGCACCGAGGAAGAAGCTATTAATCTCGCAAATGACACTCA CTATGGTTTGGGGTCTGCTGTAATGTCAAACAATTTAGAAAGATGTGAGCGTCTATCTAAG GCTCTTCAAGCTGGAATTGTATGGATTAATTGTGCTCAGCCAAGCTTTATTCAAGCACTATGGGGAGGCATTAAACGTAGCGGCTTTGGCCGCGAATTAGGAGAATG GGGACTTGAGAACTACTTGAGTGTGAAGCAAGTTACTAGGTATACATCGGATGAGCCGTGGGGCTGGTATCAATCACCTTCAAAGCTGTGA